In the genome of Nocardioides marmoribigeumensis, one region contains:
- a CDS encoding oxygenase MpaB family protein, with the protein MVSTRASAADAPVRHLPTGTRRGDLLGRDPDQRRRLHRKVDGIGAVLAGGANVALQLSWRPVARGVLESPVSSGSIFTRPLKRTRTTLTYLAVAMYGDEETRAAYREAVNGSHRQVRSAPGAEVPYNAFDRGLQLWVASCLYYGARDMAQRMHGPLDPEQEREVFEMGRRFGTTLQVTDEMWHESLEAFEEYWANGLAQATASGMDDDTVRMLRSLLEARVLPFPLSAALAPLVRFSNTGFLPPEVRELLGLEWSSTQDLWHATFLRVLGAALWPLPDALRAFPFNLLLVDVAVRRRLGRPLV; encoded by the coding sequence GTGGTCTCCACGAGGGCATCCGCCGCGGACGCGCCGGTCCGGCACCTCCCGACCGGCACGCGCCGGGGCGACCTGCTGGGCCGCGACCCCGACCAGCGCCGCCGCCTGCACCGCAAGGTCGACGGCATCGGAGCCGTCCTGGCTGGTGGGGCCAACGTCGCCCTGCAGCTCTCGTGGCGCCCGGTGGCGCGCGGCGTCCTGGAGTCGCCGGTCAGCTCGGGCAGCATCTTCACCCGCCCCCTCAAGCGCACCCGCACCACGCTGACCTACCTCGCGGTCGCGATGTACGGCGACGAGGAGACCCGCGCCGCCTACCGCGAGGCGGTCAACGGCTCCCACCGCCAGGTGCGGTCGGCGCCGGGCGCCGAGGTGCCCTACAACGCCTTCGACCGCGGCCTGCAGCTGTGGGTCGCCTCGTGCCTGTACTACGGCGCGCGCGACATGGCGCAGCGCATGCACGGCCCGCTCGACCCGGAGCAGGAGCGGGAGGTCTTCGAGATGGGCCGCCGCTTCGGCACCACCCTCCAGGTGACCGACGAGATGTGGCACGAGAGCCTCGAGGCCTTCGAGGAGTACTGGGCCAACGGGCTGGCCCAGGCCACCGCGAGCGGCATGGACGACGACACGGTCCGGATGCTCCGCTCGCTGCTCGAGGCCCGCGTGCTGCCCTTCCCCCTCTCGGCGGCCCTGGCGCCGCTCGTCCGCTTCTCCAACACCGGGTTCCTTCCGCCGGAGGTCCGTGAGCTCCTCGGCCTGGAGTGGAGCAGCACCCAGGACCTGTGGCACGCCACGTTCCTGCGCGTGCTCGGCGCGGCGCTGTGGCCGCTGCCCGACGCGCTGCGCGCCTTCCCGTTCAACCTGCTGCTCGTCGACGTCGCGGTGCGACGCCGTCTGGGCCGTCCCCTGGTCTGA
- a CDS encoding response regulator transcription factor: protein MPIRLAIIDDAEVVVRGLAEMLRPFAEEVELRSLDSRQPLDHDLDVALVDVALHGRSAALHELVGHPRVRRVAVYSWNLDRRLVDEALQRGASAYLSKTANARDLVSALRRVHAGECVVDGHHGTFDGVHGADRVVDGRANGSSHSDAQDGWPGRDAGLTAREAEVIALITQGLSNQEIAEHASLSINSVKSYIRTSYRKMGVTSRTNAVLWGLDHGFSPERRTDPSQS from the coding sequence ATGCCCATCCGTCTGGCCATCATCGACGACGCCGAGGTCGTCGTCCGCGGACTTGCCGAGATGCTGCGACCCTTCGCCGAGGAGGTCGAGCTCCGCTCCCTCGACTCGCGCCAGCCCCTCGACCACGACCTCGACGTCGCCCTGGTCGACGTCGCCCTGCACGGCCGCTCCGCCGCGCTGCACGAGCTGGTCGGTCACCCGCGCGTGCGTCGCGTCGCGGTCTACTCCTGGAACCTCGACCGGCGTCTGGTGGACGAGGCGCTCCAGCGCGGGGCGTCGGCCTACCTCTCCAAGACCGCGAACGCCCGTGACCTGGTCTCCGCGCTCCGACGGGTCCACGCCGGGGAGTGCGTGGTCGACGGGCACCACGGCACCTTCGACGGCGTCCACGGCGCCGACCGGGTCGTCGACGGCCGGGCCAACGGGTCTTCGCACTCTGACGCCCAGGACGGGTGGCCCGGACGCGACGCCGGCCTGACCGCTCGTGAGGCGGAGGTGATCGCGCTGATCACCCAGGGGCTGTCCAACCAGGAGATCGCCGAGCACGCCTCACTGTCGATCAACTCGGTCAAGTCCTACATCCGCACCAGCTATCGCAAGATGGGCGTCACCAGCCGCACCAACGCCGTGCTGTGGGGCCTCGACCACGGGTTCAGCCCGGAGCGTCGCACCGACCCCTCTCAGTCGTAG
- a CDS encoding NAD(P)H-binding protein, whose protein sequence is MTRHAPQRVLVTGAGGYIGSRLVPELLRRGHHVRATFSRGTSDPALWWVHERGWADRLEVVGMDAGEPEQVEAAVEGVDAVYWLVHAMGGPDFAARDREWAGTMSKAAAQAGVGRIVYLSGLVPDVEESRLSEHIASRLEVERLLSTDGVPTLTIRAAIVMGSGSTSFEMLRHLSERLWVRGVPIWLRSKVQPIAVSDVVEALMGALSADPVTRSYDVGGPDVVPYPALMATASRQMRLVRPSLPLLLAPTRLVGFVGGRIAPVPTTTAESLVGSLHHDMVCGPDAEDFLRDLMPEGHRLVGVEEAVTRSLTRPRAGVRARDRDPLGPLPGDPAWAGGTTHLFDGRVRRRGGLLRRLALGPVWPEWPPYD, encoded by the coding sequence ATGACACGTCACGCACCCCAGCGCGTCCTGGTGACCGGCGCCGGCGGCTACATCGGCTCCCGCCTGGTGCCCGAGCTGCTGCGGCGCGGTCACCACGTGCGGGCGACGTTCTCCCGGGGCACGTCCGACCCGGCCCTGTGGTGGGTGCACGAGCGCGGCTGGGCCGACCGGCTCGAGGTGGTCGGCATGGACGCCGGCGAGCCCGAGCAGGTCGAGGCGGCCGTCGAGGGCGTGGACGCGGTCTACTGGCTGGTCCACGCGATGGGCGGCCCCGACTTCGCCGCCCGCGACCGCGAGTGGGCGGGCACGATGAGCAAGGCGGCCGCCCAGGCCGGGGTGGGCCGCATCGTCTACCTCTCCGGACTGGTCCCCGACGTCGAGGAGAGCCGGCTCTCCGAGCACATCGCCTCGCGGCTGGAGGTCGAGCGGCTGCTGTCCACCGACGGCGTCCCCACCCTGACGATCCGGGCGGCGATCGTGATGGGGTCGGGCTCCACGTCCTTCGAGATGCTGCGTCACCTCAGCGAGCGGCTGTGGGTGCGCGGGGTGCCGATCTGGCTGCGCTCCAAGGTCCAGCCGATCGCCGTGTCCGACGTCGTCGAGGCCCTCATGGGCGCGCTCTCCGCGGACCCGGTCACCCGCTCCTACGACGTGGGTGGCCCCGACGTCGTGCCCTACCCCGCCCTCATGGCCACCGCCTCGCGGCAGATGCGGCTGGTGCGGCCCAGCCTGCCGCTGCTGCTCGCCCCGACGCGGCTGGTCGGGTTCGTCGGCGGTCGTATCGCACCGGTGCCCACCACCACGGCCGAGTCGCTGGTCGGGAGCCTGCACCACGACATGGTGTGCGGGCCCGACGCCGAGGACTTCCTCCGCGACCTGATGCCCGAGGGCCACCGGCTCGTCGGGGTCGAGGAAGCCGTGACGCGGTCGCTGACCCGGCCGCGCGCCGGCGTACGCGCGCGGGACCGGGACCCGCTCGGTCCCCTGCCCGGTGACCCGGCGTGGGCAGGCGGCACGACCCACCTCTTCGACGGCCGGGTGAGGCGCCGCGGTGGCCTCCTGCGCCGCCTGGCGCTCGGCCCGGTGTGGCCGGAGTGGCCGCCCTACGACTGA
- a CDS encoding oxygenase MpaB family protein: MSTRHLPGPGDWGGRVVPDPDPAYDLRPWIDLTAVAFGGGANVVMQLAWPEVGYGVQESVVDSGKIFLHPWKRARTTGTYLAVALVGSDRDRELFRTAVDTVHRQVRSRASSPVRYNAFSPQLQRWVAACLFLGPWDYRCRVHGEPSPEDAEEFYRHATRFATSLQVPRELWPPTLADFWDYWEAGKQRISIDERTRAYLLDILEVRFLPRPLQLLMGRWMRWVNTGFLHPEFRDAMGLRWTERDERRLRRLCAVVRRVKALTPSVLWWGPIHLNVWDMRLRHRLGRPLV; the protein is encoded by the coding sequence ATGAGCACCCGTCACCTGCCCGGACCCGGCGACTGGGGCGGCCGGGTCGTGCCCGACCCCGACCCGGCGTACGACCTGAGGCCGTGGATCGACCTGACCGCCGTCGCCTTCGGCGGGGGCGCCAACGTCGTCATGCAGCTGGCGTGGCCGGAGGTGGGCTACGGCGTCCAGGAGAGCGTGGTCGACAGCGGCAAGATCTTCCTCCACCCGTGGAAGCGGGCGCGCACGACCGGCACCTACCTCGCGGTCGCGCTGGTGGGCTCCGACCGCGACCGCGAGCTGTTCCGCACGGCCGTCGACACCGTCCACCGCCAGGTGCGCTCGCGGGCGTCGAGCCCGGTGCGCTACAACGCCTTCTCGCCCCAGCTGCAGCGCTGGGTCGCGGCGTGCCTGTTCCTGGGACCGTGGGACTACCGCTGCCGGGTGCACGGCGAGCCGTCACCGGAGGACGCCGAGGAGTTCTACCGCCACGCGACCCGCTTCGCCACCTCGCTGCAGGTGCCGCGCGAGCTGTGGCCCCCGACGCTGGCCGACTTCTGGGACTACTGGGAGGCCGGCAAGCAGCGCATCTCGATCGACGAGCGCACGCGTGCCTACCTGCTCGACATCCTCGAGGTGCGCTTCCTCCCTCGGCCGCTGCAGCTCCTCATGGGCCGGTGGATGCGCTGGGTCAACACCGGCTTCCTGCACCCCGAGTTCCGCGACGCCATGGGCCTGCGGTGGACCGAGCGCGACGAGCGGCGGCTGCGGCGGCTGTGTGCCGTCGTACGCCGGGTGAAGGCGCTCACGCCGTCGGTGCTGTGGTGGGGGCCGATCCACCTCAACGTGTGGGACATGCGGCTGCGCCACCGGCTCGGACGGCCGCTGGTCTGA